From Cyclobacteriaceae bacterium, a single genomic window includes:
- a CDS encoding polyphosphate kinase 2 family protein has product MASDKKLISIKDLSVKPETNIRLKDYDTGYTGKSLNKEDAEKLLAISRSELSKIQDELYAHNRYSVLIIFQAMDAAGKDGAVKHIMSGFNPLGVKVYSFKAPTSHELDHNYFWRHEMALPARGEIAIHNRSHYENVLVTRVHPEFVLNENIPGIDSIKKIDKQFWKQRFKQIRRFEKNLTDNGTIILKFFLNVSKKEQKKRFLDRIDDSSKNWKFSLADLKERGFWDDYQKAYEEAISATSTKDAPWFVIPADDKWYARLAIATVIHEQFEKLELNYPVVSEAQHAELQKAKQKLLSEEPAKSKKKASKKTKK; this is encoded by the coding sequence ATGGCCAGCGATAAAAAACTCATTAGCATCAAGGATCTTTCTGTTAAACCTGAAACAAACATTCGGCTAAAGGACTATGACACCGGCTATACTGGAAAAAGTCTCAACAAGGAAGATGCTGAGAAACTTCTTGCCATCAGTCGCAGTGAGTTATCCAAGATTCAGGATGAACTTTATGCGCATAATCGTTATTCAGTATTGATCATTTTTCAAGCGATGGATGCTGCCGGCAAGGATGGAGCCGTAAAGCATATCATGTCAGGATTCAATCCATTGGGTGTGAAGGTTTACAGTTTCAAAGCACCTACATCTCACGAACTGGATCATAATTATTTCTGGAGACATGAGATGGCGCTGCCTGCCAGGGGAGAGATAGCGATTCACAATCGTTCACATTATGAAAATGTACTGGTGACGCGTGTTCATCCGGAGTTTGTTCTGAATGAAAATATACCAGGAATCGATTCCATAAAGAAGATCGATAAGCAATTCTGGAAACAACGCTTCAAACAGATCAGAAGATTTGAGAAGAATCTGACGGATAATGGTACCATCATTTTAAAGTTCTTCCTCAACGTTTCCAAGAAGGAGCAAAAGAAGAGATTCCTCGATCGCATTGATGATTCAAGCAAAAACTGGAAATTCTCTCTTGCGGATCTTAAAGAAAGAGGCTTCTGGGACGACTATCAGAAAGCATATGAGGAAGCGATCAGCGCGACATCAACAAAGGATGCTCCATGGTTTGTCATTCCTGCCGATGATAAGTGGTATGCCCGTCTGGCCATCGCTACCGTCATTCATGAACAGTTTGAAAAGCTTGAATTGAACTACCCGGTTGTGAGTGAAGCACAGCACGCCGAGCTTCAGAAAGCCAAGCAAAAACTTCTGAGTGAAGAGCCGGCAAAGAGTAAGAAAAAAGCTTCCAAAAAAACTAAAAAATAG
- a CDS encoding CoA-binding protein — protein sequence MKKTVIIGATSNPSRYAYIAAENLKRYGHTIVPLSIKKGEVLGNQILDLRAKPEIKDVDTITLYIGPRNQPEWYDYILSLKPSRVIFNPGTENDEFIKKVNDSGAEALEACTLVMLRTGQY from the coding sequence ATGAAGAAGACAGTAATCATAGGAGCAACCAGTAATCCATCACGCTATGCCTACATTGCCGCTGAAAACCTTAAGCGCTATGGACATACAATTGTTCCTCTAAGTATCAAGAAGGGTGAAGTTCTTGGTAATCAGATACTTGATCTGAGAGCAAAGCCTGAAATTAAGGATGTGGATACAATTACACTTTATATCGGTCCTCGCAACCAGCCAGAGTGGTACGACTACATTTTGAGTTTGAAACCGTCTCGCGTGATATTCAATCCTGGAACTGAGAACGATGAGTTCATTAAGAAAGTAAATGACTCTGGTGCTGAGGCGCTGGAGGCATGTACGCTGGTAATGTTGCGCACCGGACAATACTAG
- a CDS encoding FAD-binding protein, protein MQQQVELILSPQEAFDPELFQKTILDRLKLSPEGDKSFKLIRRSIDARSRNAVVKILVEVISKEDVSKSIAYQKNYPDVSGSKQVIIVGAGPAGLFAALRLMESGIKPIVLERGKDVQTRRRDIAAINKEHIVNPESNYCFGEGGAGTYSDGKLYTRSTKRGDVRKVLEMLVLHGATEEILYDAHPHIGTNKLPQVVKELRNTILQAGGEIRFDTRVTDLVISSSEIKGIVTAGGETIPGEGVILATGHSSRDIFELLHHHKILIEAKPFALGVRAEHPQQLIDKVQYHCDVDRGPYLPASSYSLVHQVKTGNQQTGVFSFCMCPGGFIVPAATAPGEIVVNGMSPSRRDSKFANSGIVVAVETSNFKGFEKFGPLAGLYFQKEIEQKACTMAGSKQYAPAQRLIDFVENRSSSTLPETSYQPGLVSAPVGEIFPKFITESLRQGFKNFGEKMKGYLTNDAQVVGVESRTSSPVRIPRDRESLEHPQIKRLFPCGEGAGYAGGIVSAALDGERCAEAISKMIQ, encoded by the coding sequence ATGCAGCAGCAAGTTGAGTTGATATTGTCCCCACAGGAGGCCTTCGATCCTGAACTTTTTCAGAAGACTATTCTTGATCGTCTGAAGCTTTCACCTGAAGGAGATAAATCATTTAAGCTTATCAGAAGATCCATTGACGCCCGTAGCAGAAATGCAGTGGTTAAAATTCTTGTGGAAGTAATTTCCAAAGAAGATGTTAGTAAGTCCATTGCTTATCAGAAGAATTATCCCGATGTATCAGGATCAAAACAGGTAATTATTGTAGGAGCGGGTCCTGCGGGTTTATTCGCTGCGCTAAGATTGATGGAATCAGGCATCAAGCCCATAGTGCTTGAAAGAGGGAAAGATGTTCAAACCAGAAGAAGAGACATTGCAGCGATTAATAAAGAGCATATTGTTAATCCGGAATCTAACTATTGTTTTGGTGAAGGAGGAGCAGGAACTTATTCTGACGGAAAACTTTATACCCGATCAACAAAGCGGGGTGATGTGAGAAAGGTTCTTGAGATGCTTGTGCTCCATGGAGCCACTGAAGAAATACTCTACGATGCTCATCCTCACATTGGTACAAATAAGCTGCCGCAGGTTGTAAAGGAACTTCGTAATACGATCCTTCAGGCAGGTGGTGAAATACGATTTGATACCAGAGTGACAGATCTTGTCATTTCCTCCAGCGAGATTAAAGGCATTGTTACCGCAGGTGGCGAAACGATTCCAGGTGAAGGAGTAATTCTTGCTACAGGTCATTCTTCTCGGGATATTTTTGAGCTGCTTCATCACCATAAAATTCTGATTGAAGCCAAACCTTTTGCATTGGGAGTGAGAGCCGAACACCCTCAGCAATTGATTGACAAAGTGCAATATCACTGTGATGTTGACAGAGGACCCTATCTTCCGGCATCTTCTTATTCATTGGTTCATCAGGTAAAGACAGGCAATCAACAGACAGGCGTATTTTCTTTTTGTATGTGTCCGGGAGGATTTATTGTTCCTGCTGCCACTGCCCCTGGCGAAATTGTTGTGAATGGAATGAGTCCATCGCGAAGGGATTCCAAATTTGCCAATTCAGGAATTGTGGTAGCTGTTGAAACTTCAAATTTTAAAGGCTTTGAAAAGTTTGGTCCGCTGGCCGGATTATATTTTCAAAAAGAGATTGAGCAGAAAGCCTGTACGATGGCAGGCAGCAAGCAATATGCTCCCGCTCAGAGATTGATCGATTTTGTGGAGAATAGATCCTCTTCAACATTACCTGAAACTTCCTATCAGCCAGGATTGGTGTCAGCACCAGTCGGAGAAATTTTTCCAAAGTTCATCACCGAAAGCTTACGCCAGGGATTCAAAAATTTTGGCGAAAAAATGAAGGGATATCTTACCAATGACGCTCAGGTAGTAGGAGTGGAAAGCAGAACATCATCACCGGTACGCATTCCACGCGATAGAGAAAGCCTTGAGCACCCACAGATCAAAAGATTGTTCCCGTGTGGTGAAGGAGCAGGGTATGCTGGTGGCATAGTTTCTGCAGCGCTGGATGGAGAGCGTTGTGCTGAAGCTATCAGTAAAATGATCCAATGA
- a CDS encoding toxin-antitoxin system YwqK family antitoxin: MRKFGWLAAVIIFPLLGQAQSVTRYVYYDAAKKNIKEIYQVRDTIQNILQGRYISYFLNGNMDSKGQFMNNETTGLWEFYYETGNPRMKGILRQGSNYGTWEYFFENGVKSMEGTVSGRNREGEWKIYYESGELKEKGDFVADKRSGLWDTYFEDGTRRGEIEYVDDHGRFTEYYHSGKIFAEGPRSGAKNVGHWRYFAEDGTLQSEGDYVNGKKSGEWKHYYATGKVSSAGFYENDESVGQWKYYFEDGTVSSTGEFIKGMKNGYWSTFSRDGSIKSEITYLNGTGDYREYYPDKKLKAKGQIVKGTYDGKWQYFSSDGKLEGECDFVNGKGLYKGYYPSGTLQTKGMMEDDLRVGTWELYEQDGTLSGYYKPFYENNQLASEINALINKTKNAPQPINRNARKQGFYYFQPRFPEYHSVIIAGNPMLSFIGRMPLAIEFYNEQRLGHEFEFEGIRSPFFTSDSEVPAGKTFQRGYSIALKQKFYNTINTGMWYFGHEVRFTNIGYFNNMTFSGSPNNIITASASEQRAEYGVMIGTRLMQKNDGDGFTIDAVVGYNIGYRMFDVEPVFQEVFSGLNHNAFSQSVRFGLNFGYSFSFDGRR; encoded by the coding sequence GTGAGAAAGTTTGGTTGGTTGGCGGCCGTAATCATTTTTCCCTTGCTGGGACAGGCTCAGTCTGTTACCCGGTATGTGTATTATGACGCTGCAAAAAAGAACATCAAAGAGATCTATCAGGTAAGAGATACTATTCAAAATATCTTACAAGGCCGATACATTTCCTATTTCCTTAATGGCAACATGGACTCAAAAGGCCAGTTCATGAATAACGAAACAACCGGCCTCTGGGAATTTTACTACGAGACTGGAAATCCAAGAATGAAAGGTATTCTTCGGCAAGGTTCCAATTATGGAACATGGGAATACTTTTTTGAGAATGGCGTAAAAAGTATGGAAGGAACTGTGAGCGGAAGGAACAGAGAAGGTGAATGGAAGATTTACTATGAAAGTGGTGAACTGAAAGAGAAGGGAGATTTCGTTGCGGATAAACGTTCAGGACTTTGGGATACTTATTTTGAAGATGGAACGCGAAGGGGAGAGATTGAATATGTCGATGACCATGGTCGATTTACAGAATACTATCATTCAGGGAAAATATTTGCTGAAGGTCCAAGATCGGGAGCAAAGAATGTTGGTCATTGGCGCTACTTTGCTGAAGATGGCACTTTACAAAGTGAAGGTGATTACGTCAATGGAAAGAAGAGCGGTGAGTGGAAACATTACTACGCCACCGGAAAGGTATCTTCAGCCGGATTTTATGAAAATGATGAATCGGTAGGTCAATGGAAATATTATTTTGAGGACGGAACTGTAAGTTCAACCGGGGAATTCATCAAGGGAATGAAGAATGGTTACTGGAGCACTTTCTCTCGTGATGGTTCTATTAAAAGTGAGATCACTTATCTGAATGGTACCGGAGATTATCGTGAATACTATCCCGACAAAAAATTAAAAGCAAAAGGTCAGATCGTTAAAGGAACCTATGATGGAAAATGGCAATACTTTTCTTCTGACGGAAAGCTCGAGGGTGAATGTGATTTTGTAAATGGCAAAGGTCTTTACAAAGGATATTATCCTAGCGGCACTCTTCAGACAAAGGGAATGATGGAAGATGATCTGAGAGTTGGTACATGGGAATTGTATGAGCAGGACGGAACGCTTTCAGGATATTATAAGCCATTTTACGAAAACAATCAGTTGGCTTCTGAAATCAATGCGTTAATCAATAAGACCAAAAATGCACCGCAGCCTATAAACCGTAACGCCAGAAAACAGGGTTTTTACTACTTCCAACCACGTTTTCCTGAGTATCACAGTGTAATCATTGCCGGCAACCCAATGCTTTCATTCATTGGAAGAATGCCGTTGGCAATTGAGTTTTACAACGAGCAGCGCCTGGGTCATGAATTTGAATTTGAAGGAATCAGGTCACCCTTCTTTACTTCTGATTCTGAAGTACCGGCTGGTAAGACTTTTCAACGAGGCTACTCTATTGCGCTAAAGCAAAAATTCTATAATACCATCAACACTGGAATGTGGTACTTCGGTCATGAAGTAAGGTTCACTAATATTGGATATTTTAACAATATGACCTTTTCAGGATCACCCAATAATATCATCACCGCCAGTGCATCGGAGCAACGTGCTGAGTATGGTGTGATGATCGGGACCCGACTCATGCAGAAGAATGATGGTGATGGCTTCACAATTGATGCGGTAGTGGGTTATAATATTGGCTATAGAATGTTTGATGTGGAGCCGGTATTTCAGGAGGTTTTTAGTGGATTAAATCACAATGCATTTTCTCAAAGTGTCCGGTTCGGTTTGAACTTTGGATACTCATTCTCTTTTGACGGCAGGCGATAG
- a CDS encoding tryptophan 2,3-dioxygenase, which produces MDSPLDPKLQEQLLKLQQKYAVMGQDLSSYLDGLLHSDYLTYWDYIHLDTLLSLQNPKTQFPDERVFITYHQITELYFNLVLWEIEQIVSRETIDNKFFVERLGRMIRYFRNLTDSFDIMIDGMERDQFLKFRMSLLPASGFQSAQYRLIEICSTDLINLVDIQHREALGEYGDIGQQVEKLYWRSGATELSSGKKTLTLQQFEEKYMKEFRDTAMKHRDKNLRKIFHKNFETDQEVIAKLREFDLLANVFWPLSHLRSAGRYLHKDPEDIKATGGTNWQKYLPPRFQKIMFFPELWSAQEKAEWGKPGVEKALFPA; this is translated from the coding sequence ATGGATTCTCCACTTGATCCGAAGCTTCAGGAACAGTTGTTAAAACTACAGCAGAAGTATGCTGTTATGGGTCAGGATCTGTCATCCTATCTTGACGGATTGCTCCATTCTGATTACCTCACCTATTGGGATTATATTCATCTCGATACATTGCTGAGCCTTCAGAATCCTAAAACGCAATTTCCTGATGAACGGGTTTTTATCACCTATCATCAGATCACTGAATTGTATTTCAATCTTGTCCTGTGGGAGATTGAACAAATTGTTTCCAGAGAAACGATCGATAATAAGTTCTTTGTCGAGCGACTTGGAAGGATGATTCGCTACTTCAGAAATCTTACAGACTCTTTTGATATTATGATCGATGGAATGGAACGTGATCAGTTTCTGAAATTCAGAATGTCATTGCTTCCTGCCAGCGGATTTCAATCAGCGCAATACCGATTGATCGAGATTTGCTCTACGGACCTTATCAATCTTGTTGATATTCAACATAGGGAAGCCCTGGGTGAATATGGAGACATTGGTCAGCAGGTCGAAAAACTTTATTGGAGAAGTGGTGCTACCGAGTTGTCTTCCGGGAAGAAAACACTTACCCTTCAGCAGTTCGAGGAAAAATACATGAAAGAATTCCGCGATACGGCTATGAAGCATCGTGATAAAAACCTTCGTAAGATATTTCATAAGAATTTTGAGACAGATCAGGAAGTAATTGCAAAGCTTCGGGAATTTGATCTCTTGGCAAATGTATTCTGGCCTTTATCTCATTTACGATCTGCTGGGCGTTACTTGCATAAAGACCCGGAGGATATCAAAGCAACAGGTGGTACGAACTGGCAAAAATACCTTCCCCCGCGTTTTCAAAAGATCATGTTCTTTCCAGAATTGTGGTCTGCTCAGGAAAAGGCCGAATGGGGTAAACCGGGGGTGGAGAAAGCATTGTTTCCTGCCTGA
- a CDS encoding acyl-CoA dehydrogenase, giving the protein MSTSAAPSSKAKKSLKQDAYEHPDFYKIDDLLTEEHKLIRSSIRDFVKREISPFIEDWAQRAHFPYEIVRKFGEIGAFGPTIPTEYGGGGLDYISYGILMQEIERGDSGMRSTASVQGSLVMYPIYKFGNEAQRKKYLPKLASGEWLGCFGLTEPDHGSNPSGMVTNFKDMGDHYLLNGAKMWISNSPKADLAVVWAKDEKGRIHGLVVERGMPGFSTPETHGKWSLRASTTGELVFDNVKVPKENLLPNKNGLGAPLMCLDSARYGIAWGALGAAMDCYDSARRYAIERIQFGKPIASFQLVQKKLSEMLTKITMAQLLTWRLGVLMNEGKGTTPQISMAKRNNVQIALEIAREARQIHGGMGITGEFSIMRHMMNLESVVTYEGTHDIHLLILGNEITGIPAFS; this is encoded by the coding sequence ATGTCAACCTCCGCTGCGCCCTCATCCAAAGCCAAAAAATCGCTCAAGCAAGATGCTTACGAACATCCTGACTTCTACAAAATCGATGATTTGCTCACGGAGGAACATAAGCTGATACGAAGTTCTATACGCGATTTCGTTAAGCGTGAAATATCTCCCTTCATTGAAGACTGGGCACAAAGGGCTCACTTTCCGTACGAGATCGTAAGGAAGTTTGGTGAGATCGGTGCCTTTGGTCCTACCATTCCGACAGAGTACGGTGGCGGTGGTCTTGATTATATCTCTTATGGAATTCTCATGCAGGAAATTGAACGAGGTGACTCAGGGATGAGGTCTACCGCTTCTGTTCAAGGTTCACTGGTGATGTATCCTATTTATAAATTTGGTAACGAAGCTCAGCGTAAAAAATATTTGCCAAAACTTGCTTCAGGCGAATGGCTTGGATGTTTTGGATTAACTGAACCGGATCATGGATCGAATCCCAGTGGCATGGTGACCAATTTCAAAGACATGGGCGATCATTATTTATTGAATGGCGCTAAGATGTGGATCTCCAATTCACCAAAGGCAGATCTTGCTGTTGTTTGGGCAAAAGATGAAAAAGGAAGAATTCATGGACTGGTAGTGGAAAGAGGAATGCCAGGCTTCAGCACTCCTGAAACACATGGCAAGTGGTCGCTAAGAGCAAGCACTACGGGTGAACTTGTATTTGATAATGTAAAAGTTCCTAAAGAAAATCTATTACCAAATAAAAATGGTTTGGGAGCACCCTTGATGTGCCTTGATTCTGCCCGTTATGGAATTGCATGGGGCGCGTTAGGTGCGGCAATGGATTGTTATGACTCAGCAAGACGTTATGCTATTGAAAGAATTCAGTTTGGAAAACCAATTGCATCCTTTCAACTGGTTCAGAAAAAATTGTCGGAGATGCTTACCAAAATAACCATGGCACAATTACTAACATGGAGACTTGGTGTGTTAATGAATGAGGGCAAAGGAACGACCCCTCAAATATCCATGGCAAAGAGAAATAATGTTCAGATTGCTTTAGAGATTGCACGGGAGGCAAGACAGATCCATGGTGGAATGGGAATTACTGGGGAATTTTCAATTATGAGACATATGATGAATCTTGAGTCGGTTGTTACCTATGAAGGAACTCATGACATTCATTTATTGATTTTGGGGAATGAGATAACCGGGATACCTGCATTTAGTTAA
- the wecB gene encoding UDP-N-acetylglucosamine 2-epimerase (non-hydrolyzing) produces MKIVTIIGARPQFIKAATVSRECKKSSVNEIIVHTGQHFDANMSDVFFKEMDIPTPNYHLEINSLGHGAMTGRMLEKIEEVLISEKPNAVLVYGDTNSTLAGALAASKIHIPIAHVEAGLRSFDMNMPEEVNRILTDRISRWLFCPTATAVNNLVKEGYKGFGSLIEQPGDVMYDAVMFYKQKAKENSTVVKKESLKENGFALVTLHRAENTNDPERLKSICRALNEIHKTVPVVMPLHPRTKSFLKSLNINLDVKIIDPVGYFDMLSLLDNCRLVLTDSGGLQKEAYFFNKFCITLRDQTEWVELIEAGANELAGADDQKILSIFNKNKDRIIKGEPLYGHGNAAEKIVASLKKLI; encoded by the coding sequence ATGAAAATTGTAACCATCATTGGAGCGCGCCCTCAATTTATAAAGGCGGCTACCGTTTCACGCGAGTGCAAAAAATCTTCCGTTAACGAAATCATTGTTCACACCGGTCAGCACTTCGACGCTAATATGTCTGATGTCTTTTTTAAAGAAATGGACATTCCAACACCCAACTATCATCTTGAGATTAATAGCCTTGGGCATGGTGCCATGACTGGACGGATGCTGGAAAAGATCGAAGAGGTATTGATTTCTGAAAAACCAAATGCAGTGCTGGTCTACGGCGATACCAATTCAACTCTTGCCGGAGCTTTGGCAGCTTCAAAGATTCATATTCCCATCGCTCACGTGGAAGCGGGACTTAGAAGTTTTGATATGAACATGCCAGAAGAAGTTAATCGCATTCTCACTGATCGTATCAGCAGATGGCTCTTCTGCCCTACTGCCACAGCTGTGAATAATCTGGTTAAAGAAGGATATAAAGGTTTCGGTTCGCTCATTGAGCAGCCAGGAGATGTTATGTATGATGCCGTTATGTTTTATAAACAAAAGGCAAAGGAAAACTCTACTGTCGTTAAGAAAGAATCATTAAAAGAAAATGGATTTGCATTGGTAACACTGCATCGCGCAGAAAACACCAATGATCCTGAAAGACTTAAAAGCATTTGCAGGGCTCTGAATGAAATTCACAAGACGGTGCCAGTAGTAATGCCGCTTCATCCTCGAACAAAAAGTTTTCTCAAATCTTTAAATATAAATCTTGATGTAAAGATCATTGACCCAGTAGGTTACTTCGACATGCTTTCACTTCTGGACAATTGCCGTTTAGTGTTAACTGATAGTGGCGGACTTCAAAAGGAAGCTTATTTTTTTAATAAATTCTGTATTACCCTTCGCGATCAAACGGAATGGGTCGAATTAATCGAGGCCGGAGCTAATGAACTTGCCGGAGCTGATGATCAAAAGATTCTCTCAATATTTAATAAAAACAAGGACAGAATAATCAAAGGAGAACCTCTTTATGGCCACGGCAACGCTGCGGAAAAAATCGTTGCGTCACTAAAAAAACTGATTTAA
- a CDS encoding DUF1573 domain-containing protein, with translation MKKLLIIVFAIICFEGNTQQVEQIIFREKLFDFGDVDETKGSVNHEFVFTNNSGKSIKIISVDASCGCTTPGWSQNSIAQGATGFIKASFDPKGRPGYFNKTLSVRTSLDNNPVILQIKGQVVDGKPETVTDFHVDDGNLYFKAKSFSFGTVYINRPSEQKQFPVMNGGTVPIKFISVSAPSYMKVEMPAELAPQEKGFIKISYDGKKKNQFGFASDNIQITTDDHGYEAKSFSVFASLEEYYVSPVGAEATQVPTLFMKEQSIDLGSFRSGRPVNTSMVVINTGKKDLTIKSLQGNCSCITAETEKNVVKPGDSTTLKISFTPQKRGGTQQKAITVYSDDPRNPIQRLLVQAFIEED, from the coding sequence ATGAAGAAGTTGTTGATAATAGTCTTTGCGATAATATGCTTTGAGGGGAATACCCAACAAGTAGAGCAAATCATATTTCGTGAAAAGCTCTTTGATTTCGGGGATGTCGATGAAACCAAGGGAAGTGTCAATCACGAATTTGTGTTTACCAACAACAGTGGTAAATCAATAAAGATAATTTCCGTAGATGCTTCATGTGGATGCACAACTCCAGGCTGGTCACAAAACTCCATTGCACAAGGCGCAACAGGATTCATTAAGGCAAGCTTTGATCCAAAAGGACGACCAGGATATTTCAACAAAACATTATCAGTCAGAACAAGTTTGGATAACAATCCGGTTATACTTCAGATAAAAGGACAGGTGGTAGACGGGAAGCCTGAAACGGTAACCGATTTTCATGTGGATGATGGTAATCTGTATTTTAAAGCCAAGTCTTTCAGCTTTGGAACGGTTTACATCAACCGTCCTTCAGAGCAAAAACAGTTTCCTGTCATGAACGGAGGAACAGTTCCTATTAAATTCATTTCAGTTTCAGCACCTTCCTATATGAAAGTTGAAATGCCAGCAGAACTTGCTCCCCAGGAGAAAGGATTCATTAAGATTTCCTATGATGGAAAAAAGAAGAATCAGTTTGGTTTTGCTTCTGACAATATCCAGATCACAACAGATGACCATGGATATGAGGCGAAGTCATTTTCAGTTTTTGCTTCTCTTGAAGAGTATTACGTAAGTCCTGTAGGAGCGGAGGCGACTCAGGTTCCAACGTTGTTCATGAAGGAGCAGAGCATTGATCTTGGAAGCTTTCGTTCTGGTAGGCCTGTCAACACATCCATGGTTGTAATTAATACGGGAAAAAAAGATTTGACAATCAAGTCCCTGCAGGGAAATTGTTCTTGTATTACTGCTGAGACAGAGAAGAATGTTGTTAAGCCAGGAGATTCCACTACGCTTAAGATTTCATTTACTCCTCAAAAAAGAGGAGGTACTCAACAAAAAGCTATCACTGTCTATTCAGATGATCCGAGAAATCCGATCCAAAGACTTTTGGTTCAGGCTTTCATCGAAGAAGATTAA
- the trpS gene encoding tryptophan--tRNA ligase, producing the protein MARILTGIQSSGLPHLGNLLGAIIPAIKLSNKSGNDSLFFIADLHSLTTIKDGELRKRNTMAVAAAWIAFGFDTKKNMLYRQSRIPEVCELTWYLSCLTPFPMLSNAHSFKDKSDRLSDVNAGLFTYPVLMASDILLYDANIVPVGKDQKQHVEMTRDIGSAFNNQYGETFVIPEAQIEEQVMTIPGVDGQKMSKSYNNIIDIFLNEKDLKKQVMSIVTDSTPMESPKDPDKDNVFAIYKLVATAEQTDELRKKYLAGNFGYGHAKQELLTVLIEKYKKERETFQYLMAHTDELNKILESGEERARVIAREVLAKVRAKVGFN; encoded by the coding sequence ATGGCAAGAATTCTGACAGGTATTCAAAGCAGTGGACTTCCTCACCTGGGGAATCTTTTGGGGGCGATCATTCCTGCCATCAAACTCTCAAACAAGAGCGGAAACGATTCGCTCTTCTTCATTGCCGACCTTCATTCTTTAACCACAATCAAAGATGGAGAGTTACGGAAAAGGAATACAATGGCAGTTGCCGCTGCATGGATTGCTTTTGGTTTCGATACAAAGAAGAACATGCTCTATCGTCAAAGCCGTATTCCTGAAGTATGTGAATTGACCTGGTATTTAAGTTGTTTGACACCTTTTCCAATGTTGTCGAATGCTCATTCTTTTAAAGATAAATCAGACCGGCTGTCAGACGTCAACGCAGGTTTGTTTACATATCCCGTTTTGATGGCATCTGATATCTTATTGTATGATGCCAATATAGTTCCAGTTGGAAAGGACCAGAAGCAGCACGTTGAAATGACGCGCGACATTGGTTCTGCATTTAACAATCAGTATGGTGAAACGTTTGTTATCCCGGAAGCTCAGATTGAGGAACAGGTGATGACTATTCCGGGGGTCGATGGTCAGAAGATGAGTAAATCATATAACAACATCATTGACATCTTTCTGAATGAAAAGGATTTAAAAAAACAGGTGATGTCTATCGTAACTGACAGCACTCCGATGGAATCGCCAAAGGATCCTGACAAAGACAATGTATTTGCAATCTATAAGCTTGTTGCAACAGCTGAACAGACTGATGAACTTCGTAAGAAATATTTAGCGGGCAATTTTGGCTACGGACATGCAAAGCAGGAACTTCTTACCGTGTTGATTGAAAAGTACAAGAAAGAACGGGAGACATTCCAATATCTGATGGCTCATACAGATGAACTCAATAAGATACTCGAGAGTGGCGAAGAGAGAGCAAGAGTGATTGCCAGGGAAGTATTGGCGAAAGTTAGGGCAAAAGTCGGATTCAATTAA